A genome region from Oryzias melastigma strain HK-1 linkage group LG12, ASM292280v2, whole genome shotgun sequence includes the following:
- the LOC112163300 gene encoding TNF receptor-associated factor 2 — protein sequence MAAQEPSPPSSMESNKPGFPKKILGNKLEDKHLCNCCHNILRRPIQAQCGHRFCSYCFNRTVSNGPQKCNACIKEDIFEEPTSILKQGCAFPDNAVRREVESLSADCINENCPWKGTIKEYELEHEGKCEFMIIPCPSCKERIRFGEQERHNERECPERTLNCKYCKEPFHFKNIKAHDEICPKYPMICEGCAKKKIPREKYVDHIKFCSKFRTPCRFHVVGCDMSVEKEKIHDHERAFAYEHLNLLLHYIMGMKVSMEGLQPQGLETAGHKLVELQKSLRELEARVSQLSTTSSGPPVQGAAASSSSSSSGPPGPPASVPLPPPPTLPPTLSVSTSFTPLPSSVGAALELQLHSEKTKVAELGRRCTELEVKSGTFENVVCVLNREVERFTTTMEASNRQHKLDQDKIEALSNKVRQLERTVGLKDLTVAEMEGRLREMAATTFDGVFIWRISDFAKKRQDAIAGRAPAMFSPAFYTSKYGYKMCLRIYLNGDGTGRGTHLSLFFVVMRGLSDALLKWPFNQKVTLMLLDQSNREHIIDAFRPDVTSSSFQRPVSEMNIASGCPLFCPLSKLDGKNSYIRDDTIFIKAIVDLTGL from the exons ATGGCTGCACAGGAACCGTCCCCGCCCTCATCCATGGAGAGCAATAAGCCCGGATTCCCCAAGAAGATCCTGGGCAACAAGCTGGAGGACAAGCACCTGTGCAACTGCTGCCACAACATCCTCCGACGACCCATTCAGGCCCAGTGCGGACACCGCTTCTGTTCCTACTGCTTCAACAGGACTGTGAG TAACGGACCTCAGAAATGCAACGCTTGCATTAAAGAGGATATTTTTGAGGAACCTACATCCATTTTGAAACAAGGATGC gcttttcCTGACAATGCGGTTCGCAGGGAAGTTGAAAGTTTGTCCGCTGACTGCATCAATGAAAACTGTCCCTGGAAAGGCACCATCAAAGAGTACGAG CTGGAGCATGAGGGGAAGTGTGAGTTCATGATCATCCCCTGCCCCTCCTGCAAAGAGAGAATCCGCTTCGGTGAACAGGAGCGCCATAATGAGCGAGAATGCCCGGAGAGGACGCTCAACTGCAAGTACTGCAAGGAGCCGTTTCACTTCAAAAACATCAAG GCACACGATGAGATCTGCCCCAAGTACCCCATGATCTGTGAAGGCTGCGCCAAGAAGAAAATACCTAGAGAAAAG taTGTGGACCACATTAAATTTTGCAGCAAGTTCAGAACTCCATGTAGATTCCACGTCGTTGGATGTGACATGTCT GTGGAGAAGGAGAAGATTCACGACCACGAGCGCGCCTTTGCATATGAGCATCTCAACCTGCTGCTGCATTACATCATGGGTATGAAAGTGAGCATGGAGGGCCTGCAGCCCCAGGGCCTGGAAACAGCTGGACACAAACTGGTGGAACTCCAAAAATCCCTCAGGGAACTCGAGGCCAGAGTCTCCCAGCTCAGCACCACTTCCTCTGGGCCTCCCGTGCAGGGAGCCGCcgcctcctcttcatcttctaGCTCCGGTCCCCCTGGTCCACCTGCCTCCGTCCCGCTCCCGCCGCCTCCCACCCTCCCTCCGACCCTGTCAGTGTCTACCTCCTTCACGCCCCTGCCCAGCTCCGTGGGCGCGGCGCTGGAGCTCCAGCTCCACAGCGAGAAGACCAAGGTGGCCGAACTGGGCCGCAGGTGCACAGAGCTGGAGGTCAAATCCGGCACCTTTGAAAACGTGGTGTGCGTTCTGAACAGAGAGGTGGAGAGGTTCACCACCACCATGGAGGCAAGCAACCGGCAACACAAACTGGACCAGGATAAGATCGAGGCTCTGAGTAACAAG GTGCGACAGCTAGAGAGGACGGTGGGGCTGAAGGACCTCACGGTGGCGGAGATGGAGGGTCGACTGAGGGAAATGGCCGCCACCACCTTCGACGGCGTCTTCATCTGGAGGATTTCCGACTTCGCCAAGAAGCGTCAGGATGCCATCGCGGGGCGGGCTCCTGCAATGTTCTCCCCAG CCTTTTACACCAGCAAATACGGCTACAAGATGTGTTTACGGATCTACCTGAACGGAGATGGGACGGGGCGTGGCACCCACCTGTCTCTGTTCTTTGTGGTGATGAGGGGACTGAGTGACGCTCTGCTCAAATGGCCTTTCAACCAGAAG GTGACCCTGATGCTGCTGGACCAGAGCAACAGGGAGCACATCATCGACGCCTTTCGCCCTGATGtcacttcctcctccttccagaGACCCGTGAGCGAGATGAACATCGCCAGCGGCTGTCCGCTCTTCTGCCCGCTCTCTAAGCTGGACGGCAAAAACTCTTACATCCGCGACGACACCATCTTCATCAAAGCCATCGTGGACCTCACCGGCCTCTAG